The Actinomycetes bacterium genome has a window encoding:
- a CDS encoding SMP-30/gluconolactonase/LRE family protein, whose amino-acid sequence MPEPQTLLTGLAIGESPRWHEDRLWFSHWGTKEILAVDLDGNTEVVAHAPTTIGYSIDWLPDGWLLVTAGTRLLQCTKPGGPWETYADLSHLAGGWSEIVVDGRSNTYVNGSDFDFLGGGEFIPGTSPWSPPTGRSARWRTTSRFPTAWW is encoded by the coding sequence ATGCCCGAACCGCAGACCCTGCTGACTGGTCTGGCGATCGGTGAATCGCCTCGTTGGCACGAGGATCGTCTCTGGTTCTCCCACTGGGGTACCAAGGAAATCCTTGCGGTCGATCTCGACGGCAACACCGAGGTCGTCGCCCACGCCCCGACAACCATCGGGTACTCCATCGATTGGCTGCCCGACGGGTGGCTGCTCGTCACGGCGGGCACGAGGCTTCTCCAGTGCACCAAGCCCGGTGGGCCGTGGGAGACCTACGCCGATCTGAGCCACCTTGCTGGGGGCTGGAGCGAGATCGTCGTGGACGGTCGCAGCAACACCTACGTCAACGGCAGCGACTTCGATTTTCTCGGCGGTGGGGAGTTCATCCCTGGCACATCGCCCTGGTCGCCCCCGACGGGTCGGTCCGCCAGGTGGCGGACGACATCGCGTTTCCCAACGGCATGGTGGTGA
- a CDS encoding DUF6444 domain-containing protein has product MWRMSEPPRDLATSSVEELRVALERQRGVNTELRTVIAAQAELHQAELATWDAALAAKAALIAESRSQVAVLADRVAQPERRAGRDSSDSNQPPSSDSPYAKKPPTSTDRSLRGRSGRKPGRQPGALGTTLAQVADPDGTIVCAADRCQGCGGDLAGVPVAAEQARQVFEPPPPPPRPVVTEYRVQARVCPVCGVTSVGRPPQGWAGGCSRAPTPTRTRPT; this is encoded by the coding sequence ATGTGGCGCATGTCCGAGCCGCCGCGCGACCTGGCCACCTCGTCGGTCGAGGAGCTGCGCGTGGCGTTGGAGCGGCAGCGTGGGGTCAACACCGAGTTGCGGACGGTGATCGCGGCCCAGGCGGAGTTGCACCAGGCCGAGCTGGCCACCTGGGACGCGGCGCTCGCGGCCAAGGCTGCGCTGATCGCCGAGTCCCGCTCCCAGGTGGCGGTCCTGGCCGACCGGGTCGCCCAGCCCGAGCGCCGGGCGGGTCGGGACTCGTCTGACTCCAACCAGCCGCCGAGTTCCGACAGCCCGTACGCCAAGAAGCCGCCCACGTCCACGGATCGGTCGTTGCGGGGCCGGTCGGGGCGCAAGCCCGGCAGGCAGCCCGGTGCGCTAGGGACGACCCTGGCGCAGGTGGCCGACCCGGACGGCACGATCGTGTGCGCTGCCGACCGGTGCCAGGGGTGCGGGGGTGATCTTGCCGGGGTGCCGGTGGCTGCGGAGCAGGCACGGCAGGTGTTCGAGCCGCCCCCACCGCCGCCGCGGCCGGTGGTGACCGAGTATCGGGTGCAGGCCAGGGTGTGCCCGGTGTGCGGGGTGACCAGCGTCGGGCGGCCACCGCAGGGGTGGGCGGGCGGGTGCAGTAGGGCCCCAACGCCCACGCGCACGCGGCCGACCTGA